From the genome of Lentimonas sp. CC4, one region includes:
- a CDS encoding alpha-L-fucosidase → MKIHLSLKAPLAAFSLLFAALNSHAIEPPVVGVVEPTWESMAENYAVPEWFQDGKIGVWAHWGVPAATDENRPNDGSHYGRRMYGANEGETGGQLKMTEELTAFHTKRYGHPSEFGYEDLVPLFKGENWDPEALVKFFHDNGARFVMPVATHHDNFDMYDSSHPWNSVDMGPKRDTLKEWKAAADKYDMKFGVSTHLYWSPRFFNTARQYQTPGTLEAKLFNMDYDPKQYSKQDSWNQHWYDRCWEIIEKYDPDMFNNDSPFPNEKTGKSLGVKLFSDYINRDLKENNGEQTVVFSCKSGGLNRKAFTYNLERGSSADIQTESWMWATDLSGGWFYRKGSQNRMSIPVMLGNAVDAISKNGVVMMNVALRGDGTLPENQAAYLITFGEFLKDCGEGIYGTRPWKVFGEGPVKMKDGRQGENHTNFSQQDIRFTQKDGALYAFVLAHPTQDIVIKTLASGGLLEQEIKAIHLMGSDETIRWNRDAGGVTISLPKALPEYPVVGFRITLN, encoded by the coding sequence ATGAAAATACACTTATCTCTCAAAGCTCCTCTTGCAGCATTCTCTCTACTATTTGCGGCACTTAACTCACATGCGATCGAACCACCTGTGGTGGGCGTTGTCGAACCAACCTGGGAATCAATGGCAGAAAACTATGCTGTGCCGGAATGGTTTCAAGACGGTAAGATCGGCGTCTGGGCGCACTGGGGCGTGCCCGCTGCGACCGATGAAAACCGCCCGAACGACGGCTCGCACTACGGCCGCCGCATGTATGGCGCCAACGAGGGGGAAACAGGTGGGCAGCTCAAGATGACGGAAGAGCTGACGGCGTTTCACACCAAGCGTTATGGGCACCCCTCTGAATTCGGCTATGAGGATCTGGTTCCGCTTTTTAAAGGGGAGAATTGGGACCCCGAAGCGCTGGTTAAATTCTTCCATGATAATGGCGCACGCTTCGTCATGCCTGTGGCCACGCATCATGATAACTTTGATATGTATGACTCCTCCCATCCATGGAACTCGGTGGATATGGGGCCGAAGCGCGATACGCTCAAAGAGTGGAAGGCGGCCGCTGACAAATATGACATGAAGTTTGGCGTATCGACGCACCTATACTGGTCGCCGCGTTTCTTCAACACCGCTCGTCAGTATCAAACGCCCGGCACGCTGGAGGCGAAGCTGTTCAACATGGACTATGATCCAAAGCAGTATTCGAAGCAGGATAGTTGGAATCAGCATTGGTATGACCGCTGTTGGGAAATAATCGAGAAATACGACCCAGATATGTTCAACAACGACTCGCCGTTCCCAAATGAGAAAACTGGAAAATCGCTGGGGGTTAAATTGTTCTCTGATTATATCAATCGTGACCTGAAAGAAAACAACGGCGAGCAAACCGTGGTATTCTCCTGCAAGAGCGGCGGTTTAAACCGCAAGGCGTTTACTTACAACCTGGAGCGGGGGAGCTCGGCAGATATACAGACAGAGTCCTGGATGTGGGCGACGGATCTTTCTGGCGGGTGGTTCTACCGCAAGGGGAGTCAGAATCGCATGAGCATCCCCGTGATGCTAGGCAACGCGGTCGACGCGATCAGTAAAAATGGCGTGGTAATGATGAATGTGGCGCTCCGAGGCGATGGAACACTGCCTGAGAATCAAGCGGCTTACTTGATCACTTTTGGTGAATTCCTCAAAGACTGCGGCGAGGGGATTTACGGCACTCGTCCATGGAAGGTGTTTGGCGAAGGTCCAGTTAAGATGAAAGACGGACGCCAAGGCGAAAACCACACGAACTTTTCGCAACAGGATATTCGATTTACTCAAAAAGATGGCGCGCTCTATGCCTTCGTGCTGGCGCATCCGACCCAGGATATCGTGATTAAAACACTCGCGAGCGGTGGGCTCTTGGAGCAGGAGATCAAAGCGATTCATTTAATGGGCAGTGACGAAACGATTCGGTGGAATCGTGATGCAGGAGGGGTGACCATTTCGCTACCAAAGGCTCTGCCAGAATATCCGGTTGTTGGCTTTCGCATTACGCTTAACTAA
- a CDS encoding glycoside hydrolase family protein, translating to MTIKYISAICAFAGVVILSSVNGYGADSERAWADRLEYVGIAVEEPDYHVWGASPVVGPEGRTHLFVARWPISEGFGAWLTHCEIARYVSDSPEGPYEFKEVIVVGSGAATWDHQSPHNPNVQKIGDRYTLTYIANAGGKGKSRVVSQRIGMMISDHPAGPWTKVGEDGLLLAPPEDPSIWSCGSVVGVNNPALFAHPDGRFFLYYKAMKKGDVRRMGVAIADKVEGPYVFHAEPLTSNDSEIEDGYAFYENGKVYLLTTHNEGGSGYLWESVDGIHFKEPILGFDQLSHYLPAKELKGAKKLRGHKFERPQVLLQDGRPTHLFVASGSNFNGGSGSYSCVLRVNPAHE from the coding sequence ATGACGATTAAATACATAAGTGCTATCTGCGCGTTTGCTGGTGTGGTCATTCTATCCAGTGTGAATGGATACGGAGCGGATTCCGAACGCGCTTGGGCAGATCGCCTAGAGTATGTCGGGATCGCGGTGGAAGAGCCGGATTATCACGTGTGGGGCGCATCGCCAGTGGTGGGCCCTGAGGGCAGAACGCACCTTTTTGTCGCGCGTTGGCCGATTTCGGAAGGTTTTGGTGCCTGGCTGACGCATTGTGAGATCGCTCGATATGTCAGCGACAGTCCGGAAGGGCCTTATGAGTTTAAGGAGGTAATTGTGGTGGGATCGGGTGCTGCGACGTGGGACCATCAGTCGCCGCATAATCCGAATGTGCAAAAGATCGGCGATCGGTATACGCTCACTTACATCGCGAATGCGGGTGGCAAAGGAAAAAGTCGGGTGGTATCTCAACGTATCGGTATGATGATCTCCGATCATCCTGCGGGGCCGTGGACCAAGGTCGGAGAAGACGGGCTGCTGCTGGCGCCTCCGGAAGATCCCAGCATTTGGAGTTGTGGCTCTGTCGTCGGCGTCAATAACCCCGCTTTATTTGCGCATCCGGATGGACGTTTTTTTCTGTATTATAAGGCAATGAAGAAGGGCGATGTGCGCCGGATGGGAGTTGCTATCGCCGATAAGGTGGAGGGGCCTTACGTATTTCATGCGGAGCCTTTGACCAGCAACGATTCAGAAATTGAGGATGGTTATGCTTTTTATGAAAATGGAAAAGTCTATCTCCTTACGACTCATAACGAAGGCGGATCCGGTTACCTGTGGGAGTCGGTCGATGGGATTCACTTTAAGGAGCCGATCCTTGGTTTCGATCAACTCAGTCATTACCTTCCGGCAAAGGAATTGAAGGGGGCTAAAAAGCTACGTGGCCATAAGTTTGAGCGACCACAAGTGCTGCTGCAGGACGGGCGTCCTACGCACCTCTTCGTGGCTTCTGGATCTAATTTTAATGGCGGTTCCGGTAGCTATTCCTGTGTCCTGCGCGTCAACCCGGCGCACGAATAA
- a CDS encoding PEP-CTERM sorting domain-containing protein, whose translation MKTKNQTTLLFAAFASLALAQVSNAETIAFTDFNNVDTIGANAVSENGAGSITSLVRTNPSGDYLFKFTYFDGVETLTFDLNVDGFSGSTVTQSITTNTTGNSGEVTLGATAADVGLVGSGFGVGTNIAVGETLLFTVTNLVYTGGSATFDGFNLANGLETSGSNHKGIVGSGTGLFEARWSGGSNEALTTGGASNLYISSAGSASGAWGVSDLDFTITTAIPEPGTYALLAGLTGLAFVMIRRRRS comes from the coding sequence ATGAAAACAAAAAATCAAACCACACTTCTCTTCGCCGCCTTCGCGTCGCTCGCGCTGGCTCAGGTCTCGAATGCCGAAACCATCGCCTTCACTGATTTTAATAACGTGGACACGATCGGTGCTAACGCTGTTTCGGAAAATGGGGCAGGTTCGATTACGTCTTTAGTGAGAACAAATCCGTCGGGAGACTACTTGTTCAAGTTTACCTATTTCGATGGTGTCGAAACTCTGACCTTCGACTTGAATGTGGACGGTTTTTCGGGCAGCACGGTAACGCAAAGTATCACTACTAACACGACCGGAAATAGCGGCGAGGTTACGCTCGGTGCAACAGCTGCCGATGTCGGATTGGTCGGAAGTGGTTTTGGTGTCGGCACCAATATAGCCGTCGGAGAAACCCTGCTATTTACAGTTACAAACCTCGTCTACACAGGTGGGAGTGCGACGTTCGACGGTTTTAATTTAGCCAATGGCCTCGAGACTAGCGGAAGTAATCATAAAGGTATCGTTGGTTCGGGAACCGGGCTGTTCGAGGCTCGGTGGAGTGGGGGCAGCAACGAAGCCCTGACCACTGGGGGTGCCTCAAATCTCTACATTTCTTCGGCTGGCAGCGCTAGCGGCGCTTGGGGAGTGTCTGATCTTGATTTCACTATCACCACCGCCATCCCCGAGCCCGGCACCTACGCCTTGCTTGCGGGGCTTACAGGTCTGGCTTTCGTTATGATCCGTCGCCGCAGGTCTTAA
- a CDS encoding glycoside hydrolase family 97 protein — MKVRTIRIGLIATIISSVNLWAETATIESPDGLTIVEVSLTASDVSYTLSHQGQLLVESSSISLLEGANYESLGIERSAEDSSWEPVWGSYSLIRDHCSQLVFKLKASDLPLNLVCRVYNDGVGFRFAAPADAGWKDQSMNFSLQFNMPDDTEAYYTRGERDPMGPIPLGKLIKRGKRFNMPFVLESSKDTWLALLESDLYTAERFDEVANVIAIGDGSALRLEGKGIGNGQAFVTPWRVILVGGSLGDLLESTVALNLAAPCEIADTSWIKAGKGFWDWRVHGYDNGEFNYGINTQSYLRFIDFAAKHGIEYLTIDDHWYLGSPDGTLIADPAIDMPKVMAYAKEQGVEIVLYFDRRGRKGKLLADPELFEYFSSLGAAGMKYGFQGADVEFTRSSIQGTAENQLFIFYHDNPAAMTGVERTMPNFFTREFCHAQQDSRKAFSPTGFLKMAMINALTGPLDMANGNFGINSINAGEREKGPEKLNTYISTVVSEVARCLVISSGLITLPDAPEEYAKKPDLFEFLTAMPATWDETRVINSEMATYITTARRTGDTWFVGSVNNETPRDLEIELDFLEDGVAYEVEIFEDAADAHGETNPEVYRISKKMVTANDVIVAKMVMGGGHAMILSSVK, encoded by the coding sequence ATGAAAGTTCGAACGATCCGTATTGGCTTAATCGCTACAATCATCAGCTCCGTGAATCTTTGGGCGGAGACCGCCACCATTGAATCCCCTGATGGTCTAACGATAGTCGAGGTGTCGCTCACTGCTTCCGACGTCTCCTATACGCTGTCTCATCAAGGGCAATTGTTGGTGGAATCTTCATCGATCTCGCTCTTGGAGGGTGCGAACTATGAATCACTCGGTATTGAAAGGAGCGCAGAAGATAGTTCATGGGAGCCCGTCTGGGGCTCGTATAGCCTGATTCGTGACCATTGCAGTCAACTCGTGTTTAAGCTGAAGGCCTCCGACTTGCCCTTGAATCTGGTTTGTCGAGTTTACAACGATGGCGTCGGATTTCGTTTTGCCGCGCCGGCAGACGCTGGTTGGAAGGATCAGTCGATGAACTTCTCGCTTCAGTTTAATATGCCTGATGACACTGAGGCTTATTACACACGAGGCGAAAGGGATCCGATGGGACCCATTCCTTTAGGCAAGCTGATCAAGCGAGGTAAGCGTTTCAATATGCCATTTGTATTAGAGTCTTCCAAGGATACATGGCTCGCGTTACTAGAGTCGGATCTCTATACGGCAGAGCGATTTGATGAAGTGGCAAACGTGATTGCCATCGGAGATGGTTCCGCACTTCGACTGGAAGGAAAAGGCATCGGGAATGGGCAGGCATTCGTAACGCCATGGAGAGTTATTTTAGTCGGTGGTTCCCTCGGTGATTTGCTTGAGAGCACGGTCGCTCTGAATCTTGCGGCACCTTGTGAAATCGCAGACACCAGCTGGATCAAAGCAGGCAAGGGCTTTTGGGATTGGCGCGTGCATGGCTACGATAATGGGGAGTTCAACTATGGGATCAATACGCAGAGCTATTTACGATTTATCGATTTTGCTGCGAAGCATGGCATCGAGTATTTAACTATTGATGATCATTGGTATCTGGGGAGTCCCGATGGGACACTCATTGCCGATCCTGCGATCGACATGCCTAAAGTCATGGCCTATGCTAAAGAGCAGGGCGTGGAGATTGTTTTGTATTTCGATCGGAGAGGTCGCAAAGGTAAGCTGCTCGCGGATCCGGAGTTGTTTGAATACTTCAGTTCGCTGGGAGCTGCGGGCATGAAGTATGGCTTTCAAGGGGCTGACGTTGAATTTACTCGATCTTCGATCCAGGGGACTGCCGAGAACCAACTGTTCATTTTTTATCATGACAATCCTGCTGCCATGACAGGGGTGGAACGGACGATGCCGAATTTTTTCACGCGCGAATTTTGCCATGCTCAACAAGACTCCCGAAAAGCGTTTTCTCCTACAGGGTTCTTGAAAATGGCGATGATCAATGCGCTTACAGGGCCACTTGACATGGCCAATGGCAATTTTGGTATTAATAGTATCAATGCGGGAGAGCGGGAGAAGGGGCCGGAGAAACTAAATACCTATATCTCGACCGTGGTCAGTGAAGTGGCTCGCTGCCTAGTGATTAGTTCTGGGCTGATTACGTTACCGGATGCGCCGGAAGAATACGCGAAGAAGCCCGACCTCTTTGAATTTCTAACAGCGATGCCTGCAACATGGGACGAAACACGCGTCATTAATAGTGAGATGGCGACATACATCACCACCGCTCGGCGGACGGGGGATACATGGTTTGTTGGCTCGGTGAATAATGAGACGCCACGTGATTTAGAGATTGAGCTCGATTTTCTAGAAGACGGAGTTGCCTATGAAGTTGAGATTTTCGAGGACGCGGCTGACGCGCATGGGGAGACTAACCCTGAAGTTTATCGAATCTCTAAGAAAATGGTGACTGCGAATGATGTGATCGTCGCTAAAATGGTAATGGGCGGCGGACACGCCATGATTCTGAGTTCGGTAAAGTAG
- a CDS encoding right-handed parallel beta-helix repeat-containing protein — MKIKSLLIALFSVVQSSALFGIDIHVSPRGEIDSLREARDAVRELRAGGERGNVDVVIAGGTYTLDATLIFGLEDSAPAGAVTRYRAGEGALPVISGGRVIDNWKQSNLAGGKIWVAEVPWAKGDAYFHALFDGSELLQRAQSDEIVIGNKNNNRTYASIPEQRIEFLYEAGDLKMWDNMEDIELFGSPSPKWMVNYLPIASLNPKTLEGRLAFPATYRMRGKFVIENCIDHLDTPGEWVLNSQEGKLYYWPKSGQPSDQIIAPALDELIRVEGITDSSLAGTNDQPVEGIVFQGLQFSYADRQKWTAEDKGIQHDWNMWDKANGLIRFRGAKNCVVTDCVFTDSGSDGVRLDLFAQNITVENSTFTNLGGTGVLLAGYGPGKKDVNKGNTIRNNEITLVGSLFLHSPGVFVWQSGHNTIAHNHIHDLAYSGMVISGVRRRFFGPTFEQMGKKNPYTKWLFAKDTREHSSTIRWEEITLGDDIQDWNNYEPYMHARDNVIEFNEIHDCLKLLHDGNCIYLSGDGDNNIVRYNVTYNHPQGSMIRTDDDSHGNIVQGNLMFGTMGNQGVTIKGLNTATGNIFVNCQLLTGGAGNTVDPDSNLSHNVFYHTDTAFANGFHYGLKGVKEGLDYNLYFHEGGKGQALLEAQKKGSRTKVIDQNSVMGDPLFIDHVHGDFGFKQGSPAFELGIEPLTLEMVQQMGTLDDPFLKRFSNKVPMHFKHTVRNRKGKNSELKL; from the coding sequence ATGAAAATCAAATCGCTCCTCATTGCATTATTTTCAGTGGTGCAGTCCTCCGCCTTATTTGGCATCGATATCCATGTTTCACCAAGAGGTGAGATTGATTCACTCAGGGAGGCTCGCGATGCTGTTCGTGAACTGCGTGCAGGCGGCGAACGTGGAAATGTCGATGTGGTGATTGCCGGCGGCACCTACACTTTGGATGCAACTTTGATCTTCGGGCTTGAAGACTCCGCACCAGCGGGTGCGGTGACTCGTTATCGAGCAGGCGAGGGCGCACTGCCCGTTATCAGCGGTGGTCGGGTGATCGACAATTGGAAGCAGTCTAACTTGGCTGGTGGCAAGATTTGGGTCGCCGAGGTGCCTTGGGCGAAGGGCGACGCGTATTTTCATGCCTTGTTCGATGGCAGTGAGTTGCTGCAACGCGCGCAATCCGATGAGATCGTGATCGGTAACAAAAATAACAATCGCACTTATGCGAGCATTCCCGAGCAACGTATCGAGTTTCTGTATGAAGCGGGCGATTTGAAAATGTGGGATAACATGGAGGACATCGAGCTGTTCGGTAGCCCCAGTCCGAAGTGGATGGTCAATTACCTCCCGATCGCATCGCTGAACCCGAAGACTTTGGAAGGGCGATTGGCGTTCCCTGCGACCTATCGTATGCGCGGGAAGTTCGTGATCGAGAACTGTATTGATCACCTTGATACGCCGGGAGAATGGGTGCTGAACTCGCAAGAGGGCAAACTCTACTATTGGCCGAAGTCGGGTCAGCCAAGCGATCAAATCATCGCCCCTGCGTTGGACGAATTGATCCGCGTGGAGGGCATCACAGATTCTTCGCTTGCAGGAACCAACGACCAACCCGTCGAAGGCATCGTCTTTCAAGGACTTCAGTTTTCCTACGCTGATCGCCAGAAATGGACGGCAGAGGACAAGGGCATCCAGCACGACTGGAATATGTGGGACAAGGCCAACGGACTGATTCGTTTTCGCGGAGCCAAGAACTGTGTCGTGACGGACTGTGTTTTTACCGATAGCGGTAGTGACGGTGTGCGCTTGGATCTGTTTGCTCAGAACATCACGGTCGAAAACTCCACGTTTACTAATTTGGGTGGCACCGGCGTCTTACTCGCCGGCTACGGCCCTGGGAAAAAGGACGTGAACAAGGGTAATACGATCCGTAATAATGAGATCACATTGGTGGGTAGCCTCTTTTTGCACTCTCCTGGGGTTTTCGTCTGGCAGAGTGGGCATAATACGATCGCTCACAATCACATCCACGATCTCGCCTATAGCGGCATGGTAATTTCCGGTGTGCGCCGGCGTTTCTTTGGTCCGACCTTTGAGCAAATGGGGAAGAAGAATCCTTATACTAAATGGCTGTTTGCCAAAGACACACGCGAGCACTCTAGCACGATCCGCTGGGAGGAGATCACGCTGGGCGACGACATCCAAGACTGGAACAATTACGAGCCTTACATGCATGCACGAGACAACGTGATCGAATTCAATGAGATTCACGATTGCCTCAAGCTCCTCCACGACGGCAACTGCATTTACCTCTCTGGTGATGGGGACAACAATATTGTCCGCTACAATGTGACCTATAATCACCCACAAGGCTCTATGATCCGCACGGATGATGACAGTCATGGCAATATCGTGCAGGGCAATTTGATGTTCGGCACAATGGGCAATCAGGGTGTCACAATCAAAGGTCTCAACACTGCGACCGGAAATATTTTTGTGAACTGCCAACTCTTGACAGGTGGGGCGGGCAATACCGTCGATCCGGATTCAAATTTGTCGCACAATGTTTTTTACCACACAGACACGGCATTTGCCAACGGCTTTCACTACGGGTTGAAAGGCGTTAAAGAAGGCTTGGATTACAATCTCTACTTCCACGAAGGCGGTAAGGGGCAGGCGCTGCTGGAAGCGCAGAAAAAGGGAAGCCGCACAAAGGTAATTGATCAAAATAGTGTGATGGGCGACCCCCTGTTTATTGACCACGTCCATGGTGATTTCGGTTTCAAGCAGGGTTCGCCAGCATTCGAACTGGGGATTGAGCCACTGACCTTGGAGATGGTTCAACAAATGGGCACGCTTGATGATCCATTCTTGAAACGCTTTTCCAATAAAGTGCCGATGCATTTTAAGCATACGGTCAGGAATCGTAAGGGTAAGAACTCGGAGTTAAAGCTATGA
- a CDS encoding sulfatase, with protein MKSILNKLLVSGLFGTLLISSALADKRPNIVYLMADDQNFASVGIYGNPEVLTLQMDQLGRDGVIFDRHYNTTAICMASRANVMTGMYEYKTGTNFGHGDMTTEIWSNSYPVLLREAGYLTAFAGKFGFKIDGHGYDASQFFDLWGGADGQTSYRTDKNKSMAKYAKEYPHSTLSYAAFSKDVIAEAVKQDKPFCLSISFKAPHKPADPDPQFDHIYAGKTFTKPANFGRENGAHLSPQSKQGRQYPRFTEWHYDTDYDGEMRKYYQQIYAIDVALGMIREALEAQGVAGNTVIIYTSDNGYICGVHGYGSKVLPMEESSRVPLMIYDPRSPTSGKQLRSPALTGNIDFAPTILELAGLPIPENIDGVSLLPLLQDPSADVREQMALMNCFGSGATSALTVVTKDHKYTYWWYGDSTMEPTEELFHLTKDPLEMTNLAQNPEAQPLLQVMRKNYDAQLKHWQEQAIAGSKHAKFGELFDRNLPLEKKKVRPAKKSKKKANDDDA; from the coding sequence ATGAAATCAATTCTAAATAAACTTCTCGTGAGTGGCTTGTTCGGCACCCTTTTGATAAGTTCTGCCTTGGCAGACAAACGCCCGAACATCGTCTACCTCATGGCGGATGATCAGAATTTCGCATCGGTCGGTATTTACGGGAATCCTGAAGTGCTCACGCTACAGATGGATCAGCTCGGGAGGGATGGTGTAATCTTCGACCGGCATTACAACACCACTGCGATCTGCATGGCGAGCCGTGCCAATGTCATGACCGGCATGTATGAATACAAGACTGGCACCAATTTCGGGCATGGTGATATGACGACTGAGATCTGGTCGAATTCGTATCCTGTGTTATTGCGTGAGGCGGGCTATTTGACTGCGTTTGCCGGCAAGTTTGGCTTCAAGATCGATGGGCATGGCTACGACGCGAGTCAGTTCTTCGATCTATGGGGCGGTGCGGATGGTCAGACGAGCTACCGAACTGACAAAAATAAATCGATGGCGAAATATGCCAAAGAGTATCCGCATTCGACATTGTCGTATGCTGCATTTAGTAAGGACGTGATCGCTGAGGCGGTGAAGCAGGACAAACCGTTCTGCTTATCCATCAGCTTCAAAGCACCGCACAAACCGGCAGATCCAGATCCTCAATTTGATCACATCTATGCGGGCAAGACGTTTACTAAACCCGCGAACTTCGGCCGTGAAAACGGTGCGCATCTCTCGCCGCAAAGTAAGCAGGGGCGTCAATATCCACGTTTTACGGAGTGGCATTACGATACCGATTACGACGGTGAAATGCGCAAATACTACCAGCAAATCTATGCGATCGATGTTGCGCTAGGGATGATTCGTGAGGCCTTGGAAGCCCAGGGTGTCGCCGGTAATACGGTGATCATCTATACAAGCGATAATGGCTACATTTGCGGGGTGCACGGCTATGGATCGAAAGTGCTGCCGATGGAGGAGTCCTCACGTGTTCCGCTGATGATTTATGATCCGCGCAGTCCGACTTCCGGCAAGCAGCTTCGCAGCCCGGCGTTGACGGGGAACATCGATTTTGCCCCGACCATTTTGGAACTGGCTGGGCTCCCGATACCGGAGAACATCGATGGTGTCAGTTTGCTGCCTCTGTTGCAGGATCCAAGCGCGGACGTTCGCGAGCAGATGGCCCTAATGAACTGTTTCGGTAGCGGCGCGACCAGTGCGCTGACCGTGGTCACTAAAGATCACAAATATACTTATTGGTGGTATGGTGATTCGACAATGGAGCCGACGGAAGAATTGTTTCATCTGACCAAAGACCCGCTGGAGATGACAAATCTCGCCCAAAATCCAGAGGCGCAACCTTTGCTGCAAGTCATGCGTAAGAATTATGACGCCCAACTCAAGCATTGGCAGGAGCAAGCGATCGCCGGCAGTAAACACGCGAAGTTCGGTGAGCTGTTCGACCGTAATCTTCCATTAGAAAAGAAAAAGGTCAGGCCGGCAAAGAAGAGTAAAAAGAAAGCGAACGACGACGATGCATAA
- a CDS encoding arylsulfatase: protein MKSHSLISLASGALLFAAIHTISHAASSLSGTRPNIIVVMTDDQGYGDLSSSGHPYIQTPYIDRLREESTRFEDFQVSSSCAPTRAAIMSGVHPFKVGVTHTIFHRELMALDKKTMPEVMREAGYATGIFGKWHLGDSDPYQPHNRGFDESLIHGGGIAGSSGIRSNGSYFDMLIRHNGDFVQTKGFCTDVFFGQAMHWMKQQHDAKQPFLACIFPNAPHGPWSAPEKYLKMYEDIEDPKHREKAGFFAMISNIDDNMGLLMQKLDEWDMAQDTILIFMTDNGSVATSVYGGGMRGGKTSVYEGGSRVPFFVRLPGKIKTDSDINTLARHYDLLPTFADLAGADVSELDLDGRSLLPLLDDADASWEQRTVFFHKGRWGNEKSKHEKHRRDPGADNNKFNSFAVRDAQWRLTVNKGMDRDLELHNIVDDRAEKNDLSQAHPEVIAGMMEAYGAWWDECRPLMVNEDRDIDEKLGGWVEYLREQKKTTGVPDLVIPNFAAE, encoded by the coding sequence ATGAAATCACACTCTCTAATTTCACTGGCATCGGGAGCCTTGCTTTTCGCTGCCATCCACACGATCAGTCACGCCGCCAGTAGTTTGTCCGGCACGCGACCCAATATCATCGTCGTGATGACGGATGATCAGGGTTACGGTGATCTGAGCTCGAGTGGGCATCCATATATCCAGACGCCGTATATCGATCGCCTGCGCGAAGAGAGCACACGCTTTGAGGATTTTCAGGTCAGCTCCAGTTGTGCGCCGACGCGTGCCGCGATCATGTCTGGCGTGCATCCGTTCAAGGTCGGCGTGACACACACCATCTTTCATCGTGAATTGATGGCATTGGATAAAAAAACGATGCCCGAAGTCATGCGTGAGGCCGGTTACGCGACGGGTATTTTTGGTAAATGGCACTTGGGAGATAGCGATCCGTATCAGCCGCATAATCGTGGCTTCGATGAGTCATTGATCCATGGTGGGGGCATTGCGGGCAGCAGTGGTATCCGTAGCAACGGATCTTATTTCGATATGCTGATTCGGCACAATGGGGACTTCGTGCAGACGAAGGGGTTCTGCACCGATGTGTTTTTCGGGCAAGCCATGCATTGGATGAAGCAACAACATGATGCGAAGCAACCATTTCTGGCCTGTATCTTTCCCAACGCCCCCCACGGCCCCTGGAGTGCGCCGGAGAAGTATCTAAAAATGTATGAAGATATAGAAGATCCCAAACATCGCGAGAAGGCTGGCTTTTTTGCCATGATCAGTAATATCGACGATAACATGGGGCTGCTCATGCAAAAACTCGATGAGTGGGACATGGCGCAGGACACTATTCTGATTTTCATGACCGACAATGGCTCTGTTGCTACTTCGGTTTACGGTGGCGGCATGCGAGGAGGGAAGACCAGTGTTTACGAAGGCGGCTCGCGAGTGCCTTTCTTTGTTCGTCTACCGGGAAAGATCAAAACGGACAGCGATATCAATACACTCGCGCGGCATTATGACTTGTTGCCTACCTTTGCTGATCTGGCCGGAGCGGATGTCAGTGAGCTGGACCTCGATGGTCGAAGTTTACTGCCTCTTTTGGATGATGCCGATGCTTCGTGGGAGCAACGCACCGTATTTTTCCACAAGGGACGCTGGGGGAATGAGAAGTCGAAGCACGAAAAACACCGTCGCGATCCCGGGGCGGACAATAACAAATTTAATTCATTTGCTGTTCGTGACGCTCAATGGCGCTTAACGGTGAACAAGGGAATGGATCGCGATTTGGAGTTACATAACATCGTGGATGATCGCGCAGAGAAAAACGATCTCAGTCAGGCACATCCCGAGGTCATCGCCGGTATGATGGAGGCATATGGTGCTTGGTGGGATGAATGCCGTCCATTGATGGTCAATGAAGACCGTGACATCGACGAGAAGCTGGGGGGTTGGGTCGAGTATTTACGAGAACAGAAAAAGACAACGGGTGTTCCCGATTTGGTGATCCCAAACTTCGCAGCGGAATGA